In the genome of Petrotoga sibirica DSM 13575, the window ATTTAAAAATACCTTTTCTTTCTGCAGCGATGGATACTGTGAGTGAATCACAAATGGCAAAAGCTATGGCAAGGGAAGGTGCTGTTGGAGTTATTCATAAAAATATGT includes:
- a CDS encoding IMP dehydrogenase, coding for MEEYLTFDDVLLLPQYSEVVPNKVDTTSRLVKNIHLKIPFLSAAMDTVSESQMAKAMAREGAVGVIHKNM